In a genomic window of Streptomyces pristinaespiralis:
- a CDS encoding cysteine hydrolase family protein, which translates to MTDLPLPVEALIVVDVQSAFVTGGGAVPDAARLVDRTTDLIARARKSGALVVHLQNDGPAGAEDEPHTPGWELHHPVEAGPREIVIRKPQDDGFARTSLGSLLTDAGVKSLAVCGVMSEMCVQATARTALALGYRVVLPHDAHATQDIPAAPGISEAISAATVSRVAEWALGSDVEVTAHASDVHFTPGSVIALS; encoded by the coding sequence ATGACTGATCTCCCCCTGCCCGTAGAGGCCTTGATCGTGGTGGACGTCCAGTCGGCGTTCGTCACCGGCGGCGGAGCCGTCCCCGACGCGGCCCGGCTGGTGGACCGGACGACCGACCTGATAGCCCGGGCGCGGAAGAGCGGGGCGCTCGTCGTCCATCTGCAGAACGACGGGCCGGCCGGGGCGGAGGACGAACCGCACACCCCGGGCTGGGAGCTCCACCACCCCGTGGAGGCCGGACCCAGGGAAATCGTGATCCGCAAACCGCAGGACGACGGCTTCGCACGGACCTCGCTGGGGAGCCTGCTCACCGACGCGGGCGTGAAGTCGCTCGCCGTCTGCGGTGTGATGTCGGAGATGTGTGTCCAGGCGACCGCACGTACGGCGCTCGCGCTCGGCTACCGGGTCGTCCTGCCGCACGACGCCCATGCGACGCAGGACATCCCGGCGGCGCCCGGCATCAGTGAGGCGATCTCGGCCGCCACGGTCTCACGCGTCGCCGAATGGGCCCTCGGGAGCGACGTCGAGGTCACGGCGCACGCGTCGGACGTGCACTTCACTCCCGGGTCGGTGATCGCCTTGTCGTAG
- a CDS encoding translation initiation factor 2, whose amino-acid sequence MTALLEGLAVNPAAPTDVLLRLLEPEYEGVWTTLASRRASFPDEVTAAIVHHPHPRVRGALARNPFVDPEVRGLVVDDPEWIVRVRLAHSPDRTRPVRPLPDPVIDRMLTTYDDDCLQELFFSRQIPFRFLLSCVRHPVASVRQLAVNVWTHLSDGERAALLRDPHPRVRDSARRVLETDDAEAMERRLGPLPAPRNHGTTGILVNHRLSRTVVDWLLHDSDRDNSWILAHNHSTPPDVVAGLVGHPDPAVRLELARRDDLARALVDVLARDPDPRVRTAVSVRPELTEDERAAIDCTVDTEEDFGPLEHHTRPAPDPAASASYARSRHPLLRRRAAEDPALPAALVALLARDEDLGVRVLLAHNHPAPPPELLLRSYLEHRGPARDLLTEHPRFPVAGLGARFADAAVPDERRLAVLDPELAPTVADRLTRDLDPAIRAGAARHPRLPGGRLLALLADGELGGPAAANPTLPVAVMQGLLG is encoded by the coding sequence ATGACCGCGCTGCTCGAGGGTCTGGCCGTCAACCCGGCAGCTCCGACGGACGTGTTGCTGCGGCTGCTGGAACCGGAGTACGAGGGTGTCTGGACGACCCTTGCGTCCCGGCGCGCCTCGTTCCCCGACGAAGTGACCGCCGCGATCGTCCATCACCCTCACCCCCGGGTCCGCGGGGCCCTGGCCCGCAACCCGTTCGTGGACCCCGAGGTCCGCGGGCTGGTCGTGGACGATCCCGAGTGGATCGTCCGGGTCCGCCTCGCCCACTCGCCCGACCGGACCCGGCCGGTCCGCCCGCTGCCCGACCCGGTCATCGACCGGATGCTCACCACGTACGACGACGACTGCCTCCAGGAGTTGTTCTTCTCCCGACAGATCCCCTTCCGCTTCCTGCTGTCCTGCGTCCGCCACCCCGTGGCCTCCGTCCGCCAACTGGCCGTCAACGTGTGGACGCACCTGTCCGACGGTGAACGGGCGGCGCTGCTGCGGGACCCCCATCCGCGGGTACGGGACAGCGCGCGCCGCGTCCTCGAGACCGATGACGCCGAGGCGATGGAGCGCCGGCTGGGACCGCTGCCGGCGCCGCGCAACCATGGGACGACGGGAATCCTGGTGAATCATCGGCTGTCCCGAACCGTCGTCGACTGGCTGCTGCACGACTCCGATCGCGACAACTCCTGGATACTCGCCCACAACCACAGCACTCCGCCGGACGTCGTCGCCGGGCTCGTCGGCCACCCCGATCCGGCGGTCCGTCTGGAGCTGGCCCGCCGCGACGACCTCGCCCGTGCGCTCGTGGACGTCCTGGCGCGCGACCCCGACCCGCGGGTGCGCACCGCGGTCTCCGTGCGCCCTGAACTGACCGAGGACGAGCGGGCGGCGATCGACTGCACGGTGGACACCGAGGAGGACTTCGGCCCGCTCGAGCACCACACCCGTCCGGCTCCCGACCCGGCCGCATCGGCCTCGTACGCCCGCTCCCGGCACCCGCTGCTGCGCCGCCGGGCGGCAGAGGACCCGGCCCTGCCCGCCGCACTCGTGGCGCTTCTCGCCCGGGACGAGGACCTGGGTGTACGGGTGCTGCTCGCCCACAACCATCCGGCGCCGCCGCCGGAACTGCTGCTGCGCAGCTACCTGGAGCACCGCGGTCCGGCCCGCGACCTGCTCACCGAGCACCCGCGCTTCCCTGTCGCCGGGCTGGGCGCGCGTTTCGCGGACGCGGCCGTGCCCGACGAGCGACGGCTGGCCGTGCTCGACCCCGAGCTCGCGCCGACCGTCGCCGACCGCCTCACCCGCGACCTGGACCCGGCGATCCGCGCGGGAGCGGCCCGCCATCCCCGCCTGCCGGGCGGGCGGTTGCTCGCCCTCCTCGCAGACGGGGAACTGGGCGGGCCCGCCGCCGCCAATCCGACGCTGCCCGTGGCGGTGATGCAGGGGCTGCTGGGGTGA
- a CDS encoding carbohydrate-binding protein: MQLRPAVACAGLLAGALVALSGNPAQAASIRYEAEDSSAVCTGTIDSDWSGYSGSGFCNGTNQTGAYAQFTVNAPSAGTATVEVRFANGSGTARPADVTVNGSTATSASFEATGAWGTWATKTLTVPVRSGSNTIRLSPTTSAGLPNIDHLDVGTSGDTTTPPPTGSALYVAPNGSDSASGTQSDPTTLTSAISRITPGGTIYLRGGTYRYSQTVTVPQGNNGTSGDRTELTAYPGETPVLNFSAQSEDPANRGLAVNGSYWHVKGIVVERAGDNGIFVGGSNNIFERTATRFNRDTGLQLSRMLSSTPRDQWPSNNLVLSAESHDNADSDGEDADGFAAKLTSGPGNVFRYAVAHNNIDDGWDLYTKSDTGPIGAVTIEDSLAYENGTLSDGTQNSSGDRNGYKLGGEDIEVDHVIRRNIAYDNGKHGFTYNRNPGTMTVSDNISIDNAQRNFSFDAGTSVFRNNVSCRSGDGSNDKTVGNVDGSNQFWSGSNGSRCSSYAGALSWTFATDGRLNVTFGGRSATS, encoded by the coding sequence ATGCAATTACGACCCGCCGTCGCGTGCGCCGGCCTGCTCGCCGGCGCACTCGTCGCGCTGTCCGGCAACCCGGCACAGGCCGCCTCGATCCGCTACGAGGCCGAGGACTCCTCCGCCGTCTGTACCGGCACCATCGACTCGGACTGGTCCGGTTACTCCGGCAGCGGCTTCTGCAACGGCACCAACCAGACCGGGGCCTACGCCCAGTTCACCGTGAACGCCCCTTCCGCCGGCACGGCGACTGTTGAGGTGCGCTTCGCCAACGGAAGCGGTACCGCGAGGCCCGCCGACGTCACGGTGAACGGCTCGACAGCGACGTCGGCGTCGTTCGAGGCCACCGGCGCGTGGGGCACGTGGGCGACGAAGACGCTCACGGTGCCGGTGCGGTCGGGCAGCAACACCATCCGGCTCAGCCCGACCACCTCCGCGGGCCTCCCCAACATCGACCACCTCGACGTCGGGACGAGCGGCGACACCACCACTCCGCCGCCGACGGGTTCAGCGCTGTACGTGGCGCCGAACGGCAGCGACAGCGCGTCCGGAACACAGTCCGACCCGACGACGCTCACCTCGGCGATCAGCCGCATCACCCCCGGCGGGACGATCTACCTGCGCGGCGGGACCTACCGCTACTCGCAGACGGTCACCGTCCCCCAGGGCAACAACGGCACCTCGGGCGACCGCACGGAACTGACCGCCTACCCGGGCGAGACCCCCGTACTGAACTTCTCGGCCCAGAGCGAGGACCCGGCGAACCGCGGGCTCGCCGTGAACGGGTCGTACTGGCACGTCAAGGGCATCGTCGTCGAGCGCGCCGGTGACAACGGGATCTTCGTCGGCGGCAGCAACAACATTTTCGAGCGCACGGCGACCCGCTTCAACCGCGACACCGGACTGCAGCTCTCGCGCATGCTCTCCAGCACCCCGCGCGACCAGTGGCCGTCCAACAACCTGGTCCTGAGCGCGGAGTCGCACGACAACGCAGACTCGGACGGCGAGGACGCCGACGGCTTCGCCGCGAAGCTCACCTCCGGCCCCGGGAACGTCTTCCGCTACGCCGTCGCCCACAACAACATCGACGACGGCTGGGACCTCTACACCAAGTCGGACACCGGACCCATCGGCGCCGTGACCATCGAGGACTCCCTCGCCTACGAGAACGGCACCCTCTCCGACGGCACCCAGAACTCGAGCGGTGACCGAAACGGCTACAAGCTCGGCGGCGAGGACATCGAGGTCGACCACGTCATCCGGCGCAACATCGCCTACGACAACGGCAAGCACGGGTTCACCTACAACAGGAACCCGGGCACGATGACGGTCTCGGACAACATCAGCATCGACAACGCCCAGCGCAACTTCTCGTTCGACGCCGGGACTTCGGTGTTCCGGAACAACGTCTCCTGCCGCAGCGGCGACGGGTCGAACGACAAGACCGTGGGCAACGTCGACGGCTCGAACCAGTTCTGGTCCGGCTCGAACGGCTCCCGTTGCTCCTCCTACGCGGGCGCCCTGAGCTGGACCTTCGCGACGGACGGCCGCCTGAACGTCACCTTCGGCGGCCGGTCCGCCACGTCCTGA
- a CDS encoding GDSL-type esterase/lipase family protein produces MNHQPDPRPAAPTTPRPTEWITTPVTPDLLRGALDLERTEQGLLPHRLPARARAQFPDGQVAMAESQPSGVRVVFRTGATAVELDTLRTKMVYEGAPPRPDGVYDLLVDGRPAGRASVPGGDVLLMDMATGSVESRPGPVGTVRFTGLPDRMKDVEIWLPYNEITKLVALRTDAPVEALPDRGRRVWLHHGSSISHGSDAESPTTTWPALAALRGGVELTNLGLAGSALLDPFTARAMRDTPADLISVKIGINLVNTDLMRLRAFVPAVHGFLDTIREGHPTVPLLVVSPVYCAIHEDTPGPSLPDFSDLGAGKLRFLAAGDPAERAAGKLTLNVIRAELARIVEQRAADDPHLHHLDGRELYGEADFADLPLPDQLHPDAATHRRMGERFAELAFGAGGPFAATVSS; encoded by the coding sequence ATGAACCACCAGCCCGACCCCCGCCCCGCCGCCCCCACCACGCCCCGTCCGACGGAGTGGATCACCACACCCGTCACCCCGGACCTCCTGCGCGGCGCGCTCGATCTGGAGCGCACCGAGCAGGGGCTGCTGCCGCACCGGCTGCCTGCCCGGGCCCGTGCGCAGTTCCCCGACGGGCAGGTGGCCATGGCGGAGTCCCAGCCCTCCGGAGTGCGGGTGGTGTTCCGTACCGGGGCCACCGCCGTCGAACTGGACACGCTCCGCACAAAGATGGTTTACGAGGGCGCTCCGCCCCGCCCCGACGGTGTGTACGACCTGCTCGTCGACGGCCGGCCGGCCGGGCGCGCCAGTGTCCCCGGCGGCGACGTGCTGCTGATGGACATGGCCACCGGGTCGGTGGAGAGCCGGCCCGGTCCGGTCGGTACCGTCCGCTTCACCGGGCTGCCGGACCGGATGAAGGACGTCGAGATCTGGCTTCCGTACAACGAGATCACCAAGCTGGTGGCCCTGCGCACCGACGCCCCCGTCGAGGCCCTTCCTGACAGGGGCCGCAGGGTGTGGCTGCACCACGGCAGTTCGATCAGCCACGGCTCCGACGCCGAGAGTCCGACCACGACCTGGCCGGCGCTGGCCGCCCTGCGCGGCGGTGTGGAGCTGACCAACCTGGGCCTGGCCGGCAGCGCCCTGCTCGACCCGTTCACCGCCCGCGCCATGCGGGACACCCCCGCGGACCTGATCAGCGTCAAGATCGGCATCAACCTGGTCAACACCGACCTGATGCGTCTGCGCGCCTTCGTCCCCGCGGTGCACGGCTTCCTCGACACGATCCGCGAGGGGCATCCCACGGTCCCGCTGCTGGTCGTCTCGCCCGTCTACTGCGCCATCCACGAGGACACCCCCGGCCCCAGCCTCCCGGATTTCAGCGACCTCGGCGCCGGGAAGCTGCGGTTCCTGGCGGCGGGCGACCCGGCGGAGCGCGCCGCGGGGAAGCTGACGCTCAACGTCATCCGCGCGGAACTGGCCCGCATCGTGGAGCAGCGGGCCGCCGACGATCCGCACCTGCACCACCTCGACGGCAGGGAGCTCTACGGCGAGGCGGACTTCGCCGACCTGCCGCTGCCGGACCAGCTCCATCCTGACGCCGCGACGCACCGCCGCATGGGCGAACGCTTCGCCGAGCTGGCCTTCGGCGCCGGCGGACCGTTCGCCGCCACCGTCAGTTCCTGA
- a CDS encoding alpha/beta fold hydrolase, whose protein sequence is MVEIETRTLETAGAKIWYDVRGDLAGARAGDPALFLVGSPMDASGFATLASHFTDRTVVTYDPRGAGRSARTDGAAETVPEEHADDLRRVIEALGVGAVDMFASSGGAVNALALVSRHPDLVRTLVAHEPPAVPVLPDSEAVLAVCADIHATYLRDGMGPAMAKFIAMAGRKGPFPDDWADEPAPDPAAFGLPTEDDGSRDDPLLGQNMRGCTGYRPDFEALRAASTRIVVAAGKESEGELCARAAAEVAAGLGSEPAIFPSDHGGFMGGEYGQHGAPAEFAQTLRTVLHEG, encoded by the coding sequence ATGGTCGAGATCGAGACCCGCACGCTGGAGACCGCCGGCGCGAAGATCTGGTACGACGTGCGGGGAGACCTGGCCGGAGCCAGGGCAGGCGATCCTGCCCTGTTCCTGGTCGGTTCACCGATGGACGCGAGCGGCTTCGCCACTCTGGCGTCGCACTTCACCGACCGGACGGTCGTCACCTACGACCCGCGCGGGGCAGGCCGCAGCGCCCGTACGGACGGGGCGGCGGAGACCGTGCCCGAGGAGCACGCCGACGATCTGCGCCGGGTGATCGAGGCGCTCGGGGTCGGGGCGGTGGACATGTTCGCGAGCAGCGGTGGTGCCGTCAACGCGCTCGCCCTCGTGTCGCGCCACCCGGACCTGGTGCGGACGCTCGTCGCGCACGAACCGCCGGCGGTGCCGGTCCTGCCGGACAGCGAGGCGGTGCTGGCGGTCTGCGCGGACATCCATGCGACGTATCTGCGTGACGGTATGGGGCCCGCGATGGCGAAGTTCATCGCGATGGCCGGTCGCAAGGGGCCCTTCCCGGACGACTGGGCGGACGAGCCGGCCCCCGACCCGGCCGCCTTCGGACTGCCCACCGAGGACGACGGCTCGCGCGACGACCCGCTGCTGGGCCAGAACATGCGTGGCTGCACCGGCTACCGGCCCGACTTCGAGGCGCTGCGCGCCGCTTCCACGCGCATCGTCGTGGCGGCGGGCAAGGAGTCCGAGGGCGAGCTCTGTGCCCGCGCCGCAGCGGAGGTCGCCGCCGGGCTCGGCAGCGAGCCGGCCATCTTCCCCAGCGACCACGGCGGTTTCATGGGCGGCGAGTACGGCCAGCACGGGGCACCGGCCGAGTTCGCGCAGACCCTCCGCACGGTGCTGCACGAGGGCTGA
- a CDS encoding nuclear transport factor 2 family protein codes for MADHPNIGVFHRALEAFSAGDMEALAEVFHPDVVWHIGGHGPLTGDYEGREAAFAMFQREFELTGGTYRPRLHDVLANDKHTVALLHVTASREGKELDMNETIVFHIRDGRITEAWGLWSDQQAYDAFWS; via the coding sequence ATGGCCGATCACCCGAACATCGGGGTGTTTCACCGGGCTCTGGAGGCATTTTCGGCGGGCGACATGGAGGCGCTGGCGGAGGTGTTCCACCCGGACGTGGTGTGGCATATCGGCGGCCACGGCCCGCTGACGGGCGACTACGAGGGCCGCGAGGCCGCGTTCGCCATGTTCCAACGGGAATTCGAGCTGACAGGGGGCACCTATCGCCCCCGTCTCCACGATGTGCTCGCCAACGACAAGCACACGGTTGCCCTGCTCCACGTCACGGCCTCACGCGAGGGCAAAGAGCTCGACATGAACGAGACGATCGTCTTCCACATCCGGGACGGCCGGATCACCGAAGCCTGGGGGCTGTGGTCCGACCAACAGGCGTACGACGCGTTCTGGTCATAG
- a CDS encoding N-6 DNA methylase translates to MPQPPSAQVTAAEISRIAGVTRATVSNWRRRHEDFPTPSGGTESSPLYDLEAVRAWLESRGQTSAATPAEELRTRLRLHPAGSGVAARLLPLVLAVARPAKGATALRDLPDAELVAGAGAAVADIADSVPGSDEIRYGADDTGALRALLRCVDEEGATAALDVLAERELEDSAASGTYLTPEPLSDLMARLLPSSPPPSVVLDPACGSGSLLAAAARHGAKGLYGQDSVPVQARRAAVRLRLDQAGAGEVGVRIGDSLRADAFPDLTADAVLSNPPYGVRDWGHEELAYDARWAFGLPARAESELAWVQHALAHLPPGGHAVLLLPPATAARPSGRRVRGELIRSGALRAVAALPAGAAAPLHIGLHIWVLQRPQQGAVDRTSVLFVDTASSREETSPPDAPRPRRKREALDWQEVSGKVLRHWDAFRARPESFTDEPGVARAVPVVELLDELVDVTPSRHVRATSTDIDPAEVARRAQDHLKDLGRRAAALADTAVRGPWPGAGTARREWRTAAVSDLARGGALEILRAGPPGKGGPEADAWRAEHAGRPVFTGADIARGGPASASLEELSSDSSPVVEAGDILIRVVRGGSGPMTRVAEETDEGAVLGHLVVLLRPDPSRLDPWFLAGFLDWEDNLSGASTGSTTVQVQPGRLRLPLLPLEEQRRYGEAFRRLRTLRRDADEAAELARRAGELLAGGLTAGALEP, encoded by the coding sequence ATGCCTCAGCCGCCCTCCGCGCAGGTGACTGCCGCCGAGATCTCCCGTATCGCCGGGGTCACGCGTGCCACCGTCAGCAACTGGCGCCGCAGGCACGAGGACTTCCCCACCCCGTCCGGTGGCACCGAGTCCAGCCCGCTGTACGACCTCGAGGCCGTTCGCGCCTGGCTGGAGTCCCGCGGACAGACTTCCGCCGCCACCCCCGCGGAGGAACTGCGCACACGGCTGCGTCTTCATCCCGCCGGCAGCGGCGTCGCCGCACGGCTGCTGCCGCTCGTCCTGGCCGTCGCCCGCCCGGCGAAGGGCGCGACTGCCCTGCGGGACCTGCCCGACGCCGAACTCGTCGCCGGGGCCGGCGCCGCCGTCGCGGACATCGCCGACTCGGTGCCGGGCAGCGACGAGATCCGGTACGGCGCCGACGACACCGGCGCACTCCGCGCACTGCTGCGCTGCGTCGACGAGGAAGGCGCCACAGCGGCCCTCGACGTCCTGGCCGAACGCGAACTGGAGGACAGCGCCGCCAGCGGCACCTACCTCACGCCCGAGCCGCTCTCGGACCTGATGGCCCGGCTCCTCCCTTCCTCCCCTCCCCCCTCCGTCGTTCTCGATCCGGCGTGCGGCAGCGGTTCGCTGCTCGCGGCAGCCGCCCGCCACGGTGCGAAGGGGCTCTACGGGCAGGACTCCGTCCCGGTACAGGCCCGACGCGCAGCCGTTCGGCTGCGGTTGGACCAGGCCGGTGCGGGAGAGGTGGGCGTACGGATCGGGGACAGCCTCCGGGCCGACGCGTTCCCGGACCTCACCGCCGACGCCGTCCTCAGCAATCCGCCGTACGGTGTCCGCGACTGGGGTCACGAAGAGCTGGCCTACGACGCGCGCTGGGCATTCGGCCTGCCTGCCCGTGCCGAGTCCGAACTGGCCTGGGTGCAGCACGCGTTGGCCCATCTGCCGCCCGGCGGCCATGCCGTACTGCTGCTGCCGCCCGCGACGGCCGCCCGCCCTTCCGGACGCCGGGTGCGCGGCGAGCTGATCCGCAGCGGAGCCCTCCGGGCCGTGGCCGCGCTGCCCGCCGGAGCGGCCGCCCCTCTCCACATCGGCCTGCACATCTGGGTGTTGCAGCGCCCCCAGCAGGGCGCCGTCGACCGCACGTCCGTCCTGTTCGTGGACACCGCCTCGTCCCGCGAGGAGACTTCACCACCGGACGCACCGCGCCCACGGCGCAAGCGCGAGGCGCTCGACTGGCAGGAGGTGTCCGGCAAGGTGCTGCGGCACTGGGACGCGTTCCGGGCCCGGCCCGAGTCGTTCACGGACGAGCCCGGCGTCGCCCGCGCCGTGCCGGTCGTCGAACTCCTCGACGAACTCGTGGACGTGACCCCGTCCAGGCATGTGCGCGCAACCAGCACCGACATCGACCCGGCAGAGGTCGCCCGACGGGCACAGGACCACCTGAAGGATCTGGGCCGGCGCGCCGCGGCACTCGCGGACACCGCGGTGCGGGGCCCTTGGCCCGGAGCCGGAACCGCGCGACGCGAGTGGCGGACGGCCGCCGTGTCCGACCTGGCGCGCGGCGGCGCGCTGGAGATCCTGCGCGCCGGCCCGCCGGGGAAGGGCGGCCCGGAGGCGGACGCCTGGCGCGCGGAGCACGCCGGCCGCCCGGTGTTCACGGGGGCGGACATCGCCCGCGGCGGTCCCGCCTCCGCCTCGCTCGAGGAACTGTCGTCGGACTCCTCCCCCGTCGTCGAGGCGGGCGACATCCTCATCCGCGTGGTCCGCGGAGGTTCCGGTCCCATGACACGCGTCGCGGAGGAGACGGACGAGGGTGCGGTGCTCGGACATCTCGTCGTTCTCCTCCGGCCGGACCCCTCGCGCCTCGATCCATGGTTCCTCGCCGGGTTCCTCGACTGGGAGGACAACCTCTCGGGTGCGTCGACCGGCAGCACCACCGTCCAGGTCCAGCCGGGACGCCTGCGTCTCCCTTTGCTGCCGCTCGAGGAGCAGCGCCGGTACGGCGAAGCGTTCCGCCGCCTCCGAACCCTGCGCCGGGATGCCGACGAGGCCGCGGAACTGGCCCGGCGGGCGGGCGAACTGCTCGCGGGCGGGCTGACGGCGGGGGCACTCGAACCCTGA
- a CDS encoding RNase H family protein, producing the protein MGRRSPLAHAPRFTARAVRQVVINTEVKAVSGPIVLATDASVAADRVGSGYVATSGQTGLRAHEYPGHLVRSRSRVVVTELRAVHQGLRAVLHAHPGRAVEVRVDNTQALSYLARWRRGSTDMPEGYGTRLRSQGRRPSLLQLQMLVEYTPSLTFVHEKAHAGHPLNEAADSLAKLGLRCVRGTVPKEELPRLVPVWAAGALAEYRRGRAA; encoded by the coding sequence ATGGGGCGTCGTTCGCCGCTGGCCCACGCGCCGCGCTTCACAGCCCGCGCCGTGCGGCAGGTCGTCATCAACACCGAGGTGAAGGCCGTGAGCGGCCCCATCGTCCTCGCCACCGACGCGTCGGTCGCGGCCGACCGCGTCGGCTCCGGCTACGTGGCCACGAGCGGGCAGACAGGTCTTCGCGCCCACGAGTACCCCGGACACCTCGTCCGCTCCCGATCACGGGTCGTCGTCACCGAACTCCGCGCGGTCCACCAGGGACTTCGGGCCGTACTGCATGCGCACCCCGGTCGCGCCGTCGAGGTACGCGTGGACAACACGCAGGCTCTCTCGTACCTGGCCCGATGGCGACGGGGCTCGACGGACATGCCCGAGGGGTACGGCACCCGTCTGCGTTCCCAGGGCCGCAGGCCGAGCCTGTTGCAACTCCAGATGCTCGTCGAGTACACGCCTTCACTGACGTTCGTGCACGAGAAGGCCCACGCAGGTCATCCGCTGAACGAAGCAGCGGACTCCCTGGCGAAGCTCGGCCTGCGGTGCGTCAGAGGCACGGTGCCGAAGGAGGAGCTGCCGCGCCTGGTGCCCGTGTGGGCCGCGGGCGCGCTCGCCGAGTACCGCCGCGGCCGCGCCGCCTGA
- a CDS encoding serpin family protein has product MNRLTRRWAGSLPGPCGSVVSATSLWPLLALLQDAAGGPARDELEDATGLPAAEAAGAARIFLEALGAIRGTRSALGLWTRAALPLHAGWKARLPAGTTGSLTGSPAIDRGVLDGWTEERTGGLIRSMPVQIKKDTRLVLAAAQSVRTRWLRPFLETDVVPKDGPWQGRYLLGLHRTTSLLDRVAVAETPDGPVTVLKVLGSTGVDVHLLLGAPDMTPAQVLGHGIGTLAGAGGSPVPLPLVTGDRLPYGEPGPGLRVANVRSRTPQPVLDVLTVAFRAAANHDLLAEPTLFGLSTASDASRGHFPAVSPEPLAVGSAGQGAVAVFDAAGFESATVTAISVAAGGMPPPPRYTVRHIEVAFDRPFGFLAVHRTSRLVLTAGWVTEPAPFPEDPEYDAQDERDVHGNHRHDDEPVVRVQPFPDTHPGHGGAPGAPVQGAAGQGTGRQAVSP; this is encoded by the coding sequence GTGAACCGGCTCACCCGGCGATGGGCCGGCAGTCTGCCGGGGCCGTGCGGGAGCGTCGTCTCCGCCACGAGCCTGTGGCCGCTGCTCGCCCTCCTCCAGGACGCCGCCGGCGGACCGGCGCGGGACGAACTCGAGGACGCGACCGGCCTGCCGGCGGCCGAGGCGGCCGGAGCCGCCCGAATATTTCTCGAAGCGCTGGGGGCGATCCGCGGCACGCGGTCCGCACTCGGGCTCTGGACCCGGGCCGCTCTGCCGCTGCACGCCGGCTGGAAGGCACGGCTGCCCGCCGGAACGACCGGCAGCCTCACCGGGAGCCCGGCAATCGACCGCGGAGTCCTGGACGGATGGACCGAGGAACGTACCGGCGGCCTGATCCGCAGCATGCCGGTCCAGATCAAAAAGGACACACGACTCGTTCTGGCCGCAGCGCAGTCGGTGCGGACACGATGGCTGCGGCCCTTCCTCGAGACGGATGTGGTTCCCAAAGACGGCCCGTGGCAGGGGCGGTACCTGCTCGGGCTGCACCGCACCACCTCGCTGTTGGACCGGGTGGCTGTCGCGGAGACTCCGGACGGCCCTGTGACGGTGCTCAAGGTCCTCGGCAGCACCGGGGTCGACGTGCATCTGCTGCTCGGTGCACCGGACATGACGCCTGCTCAGGTGCTGGGCCACGGCATCGGCACCCTTGCCGGCGCCGGCGGTTCCCCCGTCCCCCTCCCCCTCGTCACCGGCGACCGTCTTCCCTACGGGGAGCCGGGCCCGGGTCTTCGGGTGGCGAACGTGCGCAGCCGCACCCCGCAGCCCGTTCTCGATGTCCTCACGGTCGCGTTCCGTGCCGCAGCGAACCACGATCTGCTGGCGGAGCCCACGCTGTTCGGTCTGTCGACGGCCTCGGACGCGAGCCGCGGCCACTTCCCGGCCGTCAGCCCTGAGCCGCTGGCGGTCGGTTCGGCCGGGCAGGGTGCCGTCGCCGTGTTCGACGCCGCGGGCTTCGAGTCCGCGACGGTGACCGCGATCAGTGTCGCGGCCGGTGGTATGCCACCCCCACCGCGATACACGGTCCGCCACATCGAGGTTGCTTTCGACCGCCCGTTCGGCTTCCTGGCCGTGCACCGCACGTCCCGTCTGGTCCTGACGGCGGGCTGGGTGACCGAGCCCGCGCCGTTCCCCGAGGACCCTGAGTACGACGCGCAGGACGAGCGGGACGTTCACGGCAACCACAGGCACGACGACGAGCCCGTTGTCCGGGTGCAGCCCTTCCCGGACACGCATCCCGGCCACGGCGGCGCGCCCGGCGCTCCCGTGCAGGGCGCAGCCGGGCAGGGCACAGGCCGACAGGCGGTCTCACCATGA
- a CDS encoding VOC family protein, with the protein MAKEFQVTYDCADPGAQAAFWAQVLGYRVQPPPEGFADWAAALTAWGVPPEHHNDRSAITDPDGKGPRVYFQKVPEGKTVKNRLHLDVRAAPGLTGSERMDALEVEATRLESLGAKRLYRLEPNDEDEGIIAMADPEGNEFCLD; encoded by the coding sequence ATGGCCAAGGAATTCCAGGTGACTTACGACTGCGCCGATCCGGGCGCGCAGGCGGCGTTCTGGGCACAGGTGCTGGGCTATCGCGTCCAGCCGCCGCCCGAGGGCTTCGCCGACTGGGCGGCCGCGCTGACGGCGTGGGGCGTGCCGCCCGAGCACCACAACGACCGGTCGGCCATCACGGATCCGGACGGCAAGGGCCCGCGGGTGTACTTCCAGAAGGTCCCGGAGGGAAAGACGGTGAAGAACCGCTTGCACCTGGACGTGCGCGCGGCGCCCGGCCTGACCGGCAGCGAGCGGATGGACGCGCTGGAGGTGGAAGCCACCAGGCTGGAGAGCCTGGGGGCGAAGCGGCTGTACCGGCTCGAGCCCAATGACGAGGACGAGGGGATCATCGCGATGGCCGACCCGGAGGGCAACGAGTTCTGCCTGGACTGA